The Nocardioides ochotonae genome segment GGCGCCGACGAGGTTCTTGCCGGCACCGGTGTTGACGCCGGTCTTGCCACCGACCGCCGCGTCGACCATGCCGAGCAGGGTGGTCGGCACGTGCACGACCCGGACGCCGCGCAGCCAGCAGGCCGCGACGAAGCCGCCGAGGTCGGTGGTCGCGCCACCGCCGACGGTCACCACCACGTCGGAGCGGGTGAAGCCCTTCTCCCCCAGCGCCTCCCAGCAGTCGTTCGCGACCGCGGCGCTCTTGGCGTCCTCGCCGTCGGGGAGGCCGAGGGCGAGCACGTCGTAGTGCTCCACCAGCGCGTCGGCGATCGGCTCGGCGAGGTGGCCGAGCTGGCCGGCGTACAGCAGCGCGACGCGCTGGACGCCCTCGCCGAGGATGCCGGGCAGCCGAGAGGCGAGGTCGTGGCCGACCACGACGTCGTACGGCGAGGCGCCGCCGACGTGCAGGACGGTGGCGTCGGGGGCGGGATCAGGGGTGGTGCTCATGCGAGGGCCTCTCGGATCTCGGCCGCGACGTCCTCGGGGGTGCGGCCGTCGGTGTCGACGGTGATGGTGGCGACCGATTCATAGATCGGCGTGCGCTCGTCGAGCAGCGCCTTCACGCGGGAGCGGACGTTGCCGAGCAGCAGCGGCCGCCCGACCCCGAGCCCGACCCGCTTGACCGCGTCGGCGAGGCCGACGCGTAGGAAGACCACCCGGTGCCCGGCGAGCAGCTCCCGGGTCGCGGGGTCCAGCACCGCGCCGCCACCGAGCGCCAGCACGCCGTCGTGGGTGGCCAGCGCCGTCGCGACCGCCGCACGCTCCAGGGCCCGGAAGTGCTCCTCGCCGGAGTCGACGAAGATGTCGCTGACCGAGCGGCCCTCAGTGGCCTCGACGTCGGCGTCGGTGTCACGCGCGGCGACCCCCCACTGCTCGGCCAGCAGCGCGGCGACGGTGCTCTTGCCGGCCCCCATGGGCCCGACGAGCACGACGCGCGGGCTCATCGGTAGCGCAGGTTGTCGAGGTAGGACTGGGCGTTGCGGCGGGTCTCGCCCACCGAGTCGCCACCGAACTTCTCCAGCACGGCGTCGGCGAGGACGAGCGCGACCATCGCCTCGGCGACGATGCCCGCGGCCGGGACCGCGCAGACGTCGGAGCGCTGGTGGTGGGCGACGGTGGCCTCGCCGGTGGCGACGTCCACGGTGCGCAGCGCCCGGGGCACGGTCGCGATCGGCTTCATCGCGGCGCGCACGCGCATCACCTCGCCGGTCGTCATGCCACCCTCGATGCCGCCGGAGCGCCCGCTCACGCGGCGCAGGCCCTCGTCGGTGGGGACGATCTCGTCGTGGGCGAGCGAGCCGGGGGTCGCGGCGATCTCGAAGCCGTCACCGACCTCCACGCCCTTGATCGCCTGGATGCCCATCAGCGCACCGGCGAGGCGCGAGTCGAGGCGGCGGTCCCAGTGCACGTGGGAGCCGAGGCCCGGCGGCAGGTCGTGCACGACGACCTCGACGACGCCGCCGAGGGTGTCGCCGTCCTTGTGGGCCTGGTCGATGCGCGCGACCATCGCGGCGCTCGCCTCGGGGTCCAGGCAGCGCACCGGGTCGGCGTCGAGGCGCTCGACGTCACCGGGCTCGGGGAGCACGCCGGCGGGGGCGCGCACGCCGCCGAGCTCGATCACGTGGGACACCACGCGGACCCCGAGCGCCTGCTCGAGGAAGTTGGTGGCCACCCGGCCGAGCGCCACGCGGGCGGCGGTCTCGCGCGCCGAGGCGCGCTCCAGCACGGGCCGGGCGTCGTCGAAGTCGTACTTCTGCATGCCGGCGAGGTCGGCGTGGCCGGGCCGCGGCCGGGTCAGCGGCGCGTTGCGCGCCGAGCCCTCGAGCAGTGCCGGGTCGACGGGGTCGGCCGACATCACCGTCTCCCACTTGGGCCACTCGGTGTTGCCGACGTTGATCGCGACCGGGCCACCCTGGCTCCGGCCGTGACGCACGCCGCCGATGAAGGTGACCTCGTCCTGTTCGAACTTCATCCGGGCACCCCGGCCGTAGCCGAGACGCCGCCGGGCCAGGGAGTCGCGCACGTCCTCGCTGGTGATCTCGACGTGGGCCGGAAGGCCTTCGAGGACAGCGACCAGGGAGGGGCCGTGGGACTCGCCCGCGGTGAGCCAACGCAGCATGCGCGCAGTCTTTCATGCCGGGTCCGAGGTCCCGGCACCGTCACCCGCTCGCGAGACCGGGCAGCAGCAGCGGCCCGATCAGCACCCCGGCCAGCGCGCCGCCGACCAGGAAGGGACCGTACGGCCGGGCCTTGCGCAGCATCCCGCGGTCGCGTCGTACGACGGCCAGCGCCAGCCCCGGCACGGCGAACAGCACGAACCCGGCGTAGAGGCCGACCAGCAGCTCCGCCCAGCCCAGCCAGCCCAGCGCGAGCCCGAGCAGCGCGGCCAGGCGCACGTCGCCGAAGCCCATGCCGGCGGAGTGCACCCACCACAGCCCCCAGAACAGCGAGCGGGCCACGACCAGCCCGAGTAGCGGGCGGACCAGGTCGGACGGCTCGCCGAGCACCAGCGCGTCCGCGACGACCAGCACCAGCAGCGCGCCGGTCGCGGGGAGCACCACCAGCCGCGGGAGCAGCCGGGTGCGCCAGTCGACGACCGCCAGCGCCACGCACACCGGCACCAGCGGCACCAGGCCCACCAGCGGAGCCTGCCAGCCGACCCAGGCGCCGAGCAGCCCGCCGGCCACCGCCGACACCACCGCGGCGCGGGCACCGAGACCGGGCGTCGCCGCGATCGCGGCGTAGGTCTCCTTCGCCGGCTCACCCGGCTCACCCGGCTCCCCCGGCGGCGAGGCGTCGGGCTCCGGGATCCGGGCGATCAGGGCGGGCACCAGGAGGCCGCCGACGCCGGCCAGCAGCGCCCCGAGCAGCCCGGCCAACCCGACCACGTGTCAGGCCCCGGCGCGGGCGGCCAGCGCCTGCTCCCCCGCGGCGCGCATCTGCGCCAGCGGGGCGGGCCGGCCGGTGAACATCTCGAACTGCAGGACCGCCTGGTGCACGAGCAGGTCCAGCCCGCCCACAAGAGCGCGTCCGGAGTCGCGGGCGAGCGCGGCGAGCGGGGTCGGCCACGGCTCGTAGAGCGCCTCGAACACCGCGTCCGGGCCCGTGCAGCGGGCCAGCAGGTCGGGCGTCTGGGCGTCGGCCGGCACGGTCGAGACCAGCACCTCGCCGCTCGCCACGTCGTCGGCCAGCGAGCCGACGACGACCTCGGGCTCCGCCGGGTGGCGACGGATCGCGGCCGCGGTCTCGGCCGCGCGCTCCGGGGAGCGGGCCAGCAAGGTCACCCGGGTGGCCCCGAGCTCGCACAGCGCGAGACCGGTGGAGGCGGCGGTCGCCCCGGCCCCGAGGATCGTGGCGCTGTGCACCGGGCCGTCGTAGCGCTCGCGCACCGCCGCGACCGCGCCCGGCAGGTCGGTGTTGTCCACGAGCGTGCGCTCGCCGCGCACCCAGGTGTTGGCCGCGCCGGCCAGCCGCGCCCGGTCGGTGACCTCGTCGGCCAGGTCGAGGACCTCGCGCTTGAGCGGCATCGTCAGCGACAGCCCGCGCCAGGTCTCGTCGAGCCCGGCGAGGAACGCCGCCAGTCCCCCGGCCGGGACCCGGACCGCGTCGTAGGACCAGTCCAGCCCCAGCGCGGCGTACCCCGCGTTGTGCAGCGTCGGGGACAGCGAGTGCGCGACGGGGTCGCCGAGCACCGCGCAGCGCATCGCGGACGCCATCAGCACGCGTCGGAGGTCTTGCAGTACTCCTGGAACTCCGCCTTGAAGGTCAGGAACTCGTCGTAGTCCTCGGTGAACTTGGTCTCGCCGGTGCGCAGGTCGACGGTGACGTAGAAGAACCACGGACCCTCGGCCGGCGCCGCCGCGGCGGCGATCGCGTCGTCACCGGGCGCCTCGATCGGCCCGGGCGGCAGGCCCGCGTAGCGCCGGGTGTTGTACGGCGAGTCGACGGCGAGGTCCTCCGGGGAGATCGCCACGCCCAGGTTGCGCCCGAGGGCGTAGTTGACGGTGGCGTCGATCTCGAGCTTGCCGTTGGTCGGGTAGCCCTCGGTCTCGAGGCGGTTGTAGATCACGCGGGCGATCTTGGGCATGTCCTCGCCGCGGCCCTCGGCCTCGACCAGGGAGGCGATCGTCATCAGCTCGTGCGGGGTGTAGCCGAGCCGCTTGGCCGCGTCGAGGAGGCCGGCGCTCTCGGCGGCCTGCTCCCAGCGGCGCACCATGGCGCGGATCATGTCGACCGGCTTGTCCTTGGGCCCGAAGGCGTAGGTCGCCGGGAAGAGGTAGCCCTCGGGGTTGCCCTTGGCATAGTCGGGCAGGCCGATCTTGCCGGGCTGGACGAGGGCCTTCTCGAAGGCCCCGGCCGAGAAGTCGGTCTTGTCGGCGAGGATCTCGACAATGTCGACGACCCGCAGGCCCTCGGGGATGGTGACGGCCGCGGAGACGATGTTGGACGGGTCGACCAGCACGTCGACGGCGTCGGCGGCCCGCATCTCCTTCTTCAGCTCGAAGTAGCCGACCTGGATGCCGGTGGAGTCGGGGTTCGCGCTCGCGGCGTCGGTGAAGGCGTCCACGGAGGCGACCACGCCGGCGTCCTTCAGGTTGCGCCCCATCTGCGAGATCGTGTCGCCCTGGGCGACCTCGAACATCACCTGACCGGTACCGGGGCCGGGGTAGTCCTCGGGCTCGCCGAACAGCGACTGGATCTTGGCCACGCCGGCGGAGACGCCCCAGTAGAGCCCTCCGACCACGACCGCCAACGCCACGAGGGCGGCCAGGCAGCCGGGCAGCCGGCTGCGCTCGCGGCGACGACGGCCGCCAGGGACGTACGCGTGCGCTCCCTGGTTGTGGGCCGGCTCGTGGGCGGCCACGTCGAGGGAGAGAAGTGTCTCCCTGTTCTCGGGCGCAGCGTCTCGCGAGTCATACGGGTCGGTCATGTCGTCTCCTCGACGATCTCGCCGGGCGCGTTCCCCGTCGCGCGCTCGGTGTCCAGTGCATGCTGCAGGATCAGGACAGCGGCGGCCTGGTCGACCACCGCACGGCGCTTGCTCCCGCTTCGCCCTCGGTCGCGCAGCATAGCCTCCGCGGACACGGTGGTCAGTCGCTCGTCGACGAGTCGGACAGGTATCGGCGCGATCCGGGCCGCGAGCGACGCCGCGAACTCCCGGGTCTTCACCGCTGCCGGCCCCTCCCCGCCCGCGAGCGAGCGGGGCAGGCCGACCACGACCTCGACCACCTCGGAATCCTCGGCGATCTCCGCGAGGAGGCGCCGGATCCGGGCCAGGTCGCCCTTGCCGCGGCGTACCGTCTCGACGGGGGTCGCCAGGAACCCCGAGGGGTCGCTGCGGGCGACCCCGATGCGCGCGTCACCGGGGTCGATGCCGAGGCGTACGCCGTGCCGCACGCCTCAGGCCCCGCTCACCGTCCGGGCGACGTCGGCGGCCACGACCCCCAGCGCCTCGTCGACGCGGCTGGTGTCGGTGCCGCCGCCCTGGGCGACGTCGTCCTTGCCGCCGCCCTTGCCGCCGAGCAGCGGGCCGACCGCACGCACGAGACCGTTGGCGCTGAGCCCGCGCTCGCGCGCGGCCTCGTTGGTGGCCGCGACCACGGAGACCTTGCCGTCGGCCACGCCGATCACCACGACCACGGCCGGACGGCCGGCGCCGAGACGGCTGCGGATGTCCATGGCCAGGGTTCGGACGTCGCCGCCCCCGGCACCGTCGACGCGGTGCGCGACGACCGCGACCCCGTCGACGTCCTGCGCGCCGGCGGCGAGCTCGCCCGCCGCGGCGAGGATCTGGGCCAGACGGGCCTTCTCGACCTCCTTCTCGGCGGCCTTGAGGCGGTCGACGAGCTCGGAGACCCGGCCGACGAGGTCGTCGGGCTGGGCCTTGAGCAGGCCGGTGAGCTGGCCGACGACGTCGCGCTCGCGGGCGAGGTAGGCGAATCCCTCCAGGCCGGTGAACGCCTCGATGCGGCGGTTGCCCGAGCCGACCGAGGACTCGCCGGTCACCACCAGGGTGCCGATCTGGGAGGAGTGCTCGACGTGGGTGCCGCCGCACAGCTCGCGCGACCAGGGCCCGCCGATCTCGACGACGCGGACCTTGGTGTCGTCGTAGGTCTCACCGAAGAGCGCGATCGCGCCCCACTCCTTGGCCTCGGCCAGGGTCATGTACTGCCAGCCGACCGGGAGGTCCGCACGCAGCGCCTCGTTGGAGACGTGCTCGATGTCGTGCAGCTGTCCCGGGGTGAGGCCCTGGGTCCAGCCGAAGTCGAGGCGCAGGTAGCCGGGCCGGTTGTAGGAGCCGGCCTGCAGCGCGGTGGGCCCGAGGACCTGACGCAGCGCGGCGTGCACGACGTGGGTGCCGGAGTGGGCCTGGCGGGCGCCGGTGCGCCACTCGGCGTCGACCTTCGCGTGCAGCGCACGCGCAGGGTCGAGCTCGCCCTCGAGCACCCGGACCTGGTGCACGACCAGACCGCGCACCGGACGCTGCACGTCGAGGACCTCGAGCTTGCCGCCGTCGAACTCGATGACGCCGGCGTCCGCGGCCTGGCCGCCGGACTCGGCGTAGAACGGGGTGCGGTCGAGCACCAGCTCGCCGACCTCGCCCTCGGCCAGCGCACTGGCGCGCTCGCCGCTGCGCAGCACCGCGAGGGCGCGCGACTCGGTCTCGAGGGTCTCGTAGGCGAGCCACTCGGTGGGGCCGTGCGCGTCGAGGATGCCGCGGTAGACGCCGGTGTCGGCGTGCTGGCCCTTCTTGGCGCGGGCGTCGGCCTTGGCGCGCTCGCGCTGCTCGGTCATCAGGGCCCGGAAGCCGGACTCGTCGACCTGGAGACCGGCCTCGGAGGCCATCTCCAGGGTCAGGTCGATCGGGAAGCCGTAGGTGTCGTGCAGGGCGAACGCCTTGGCGCCGGCCAGCGTGGTCGACCCGCTGCTGCGGACCTCCTCCGCGGCCTGGTCGAAGATCTGGGTGCCGGCGGCGAGCGTCTTGCGGAACGCGTCCTCCTCGGCGTACGCGACCCGGGAGATCCGCTCGAAGTCGCTCTCCAGCTCGGGGTAGGAGACCTTCATCTTGCTCATGCTCACCGGCAGCAGCTCGGGCAGTGCGCGGTCCTCGAAGCCGAGCAGGCGCATCGAGCGGACCGCGCGGCGCAGCAGGCGGCGCAGCACGTAGCCGCGACCCTCGTTGCCCGGGGTCACGCCGTCGCCGATCAGCATCAGCGCGCTGCGCACGTGGTCGGCGACCACGCGGAAGCGGACGTCGTCCTGCTCGTTGGCGCCGTACGAGCGCCCGGTGAGCTCGCTGGCGCGCTGGATGACGGGGAAGACCTCGTCGATCTCGTACATGTTCTGCTTGCCCTGGAGCAGGTAGGCGACCCGCTCCAGGCCCATGCCGGTGTCGATGTTCTGCGCGGGCAGCGGGCCCTCGACGTCGAAGTCGTCCTTGGCGCGCACCGCGCTGAGCGACTCCTGCATGAAGACCAGGTTCCAGATCTCCAGGAACCGGTCCTCGTCGGCGTTCGGGCCGCCGTCGGGGCCGTACTCCGGGCCGCGGTCGATGTAGATCTCCGAGCACGGGCCGCCGGGTCCGGGCACGCCCATGTTCCAGTAGTTGTCCTTGAGGCCGCGCTCCTGGATCCGCTCGTCGGGCAGGCCGGCGATCGAGCGCCACAGCTCCTTGGCCTCGGTGTCGCTGGGCAGCACCGTGACCCAGATCTTCTCGGGGTCGAAGCCGAGGCCGCCGTCGGCGACGGAGCCGGTGATCAGCTCCCAGGCGAAGCGGATGGCGCCTTCCTTGAAGTAGTCGCCGAAGGAGAAGTTGCCGCACATCTGGAAGAACGTGCCGTGGCGGGTGGTCTTGCCGACCTCCTCGATGTCGAGGGTCCGCACGCACTTCTGCACGCTCACCGCGCGGTCGTACGGCGCGGTCTCCTGGCCGAGGAAGTACGGCTTGAACGGCACCATGCCGGCGTTGACGAACAGCAGGTTGGGGTCGTCGAGCAGCAGCGAGGCGGACGGAACCACGGTGTGCGCGTGCCGCTCGAAGTGGGCGACGAACCGCCGTCGGATCTCCGCGGTCTCCATCAGGGGGTGCCTCTCTCTAGCAGTGCTGTCTCGGGAAGGGGGTCGGGGTGGTGCGTGGCCGGCACGGCGCGGGGGCCGTCCGGGCGGGGCGGGGGTAGCGCGCGCGATCCGGCCGCGGGGCCGGGAACGCCCAGCCGCTCGCGGATGACGGGCTCCGCCTCGGCGGCGCCCTGCGCGACCTCCTGGCGCAGCAGGCGCGCGCCGGCGACCAGGCCGTTGACGCGATCGCGCATGCCGTCGGCGCTGAGCGCCTCGGCGGCACGACGCCCGCGCACGGCGGCGTACAGGCCCGCCCCGGCGCCGGCGAAGAACCAGAGGCCGCGGGTCATGAGGCCACCTCCGTGGTGTCGTCGAGCGCGGCGCGCTGGTGGGCCCGGTAGAAGGCGAGTGCCTCGCGGGCCTCCGTGCGGCGGTGCTTGCGGGAGCGCTTGACCTCGCGCTTGTACTCGAAGCGGATCCGGCTGCGGGTCTCGGGCGCGAGCGCCCGGCGCACACCGGCGGCCAGCGTGGCGCCACGCACGACGCTCTCACGCAGCACCAGGTCGGCGAAGAGCCGTGCCGGGAGGGCCGGTGCGGCCTCGGCAGGCTCGACGGCGCCCGCCGTCGGACCGGGCTCGGCACCGAGGCCGGTGATCACGAACTCGTGGTCGTCACGGGTGACGTGCTGCGGTGCGGCGGCCCGGGCGAGGGCCTCCACCTCGGCGCGCAGGGCCTCGGTCTCCGCACGGGCGGCGGCGAGCTCGGCAGCGGTACGACGGCGCCCGCGGACCAGCGTGAGCACCAGGCCGAGGAGCAGCACCGCGAGCACCACGGCCACGGCCACGACGGCCCCGGCGGGCACGTTCCACTGCTCAGTCACAGTCGACGACCCTATCGCGGCGGGCGAGACGTCCCTCAGCCACGGTGCTTGCCCCGGATCATCCGCCGCACCCGCTCCCACCGCTCCTTGATCGGACCCTCGGCGCCGAGGGAGGTCGGGCGGTAGTACGCCGCGTCCGCGACCACGTCGGGGGCGTACTGCTGCTCGGCGATGCCGTACGGCTCGTCGTGGCTGTACTTGTAGCCCTTGCCGTGCCCGAGGTCCTTGGCGCCGCCGTAGTGCGCGTCGCGCAGGTGCGCCGGCACGGGACCGACCTTGCCGGCCTTGACGTCGGCGATCGCCTCGAACACCGCGGTCGTGACCGCGTTGGACTTCGGCGCCACGGCCAGGGCGATGGTCGCGTGGGCGAGGGTCAGCTGCGCCTCCGGCATCCCGATCAGCTGCACGGTCTGCGCGGCCGCGACGGCCGTCTGGAGGGCCTGGGGGTCGGCGAGCCCGATGTCCTCGGAGGCCAGGATCAGCAGCCGGCGGGCGATGAAGCGGGGGTCCTCCCCCGCCACGATCATCCGCGCCAGGTAGTGCAGCGCCGCGTCGGCGTCCGAGCCGCGCACCGACTTGATGAACGCGCTCGTGACGTCGTAGTGCTGGTCGCCCTGCCGGTCGTAGCGCACCGCGGCCTGGTCCACCGCCAGCTCCGCCGTCGCCAGGTCCACCACGATCGGCCCGTCGGACCCGGACCCGTTGGACCCGTTGGTCGAGCTCGTCGAGACCGCCGCACGCGTCGCGGCCTCCAGGTAGGTCAGCGAGCGGCGCGCGTCGCCGCCGGCGAGACGCACGAGGTGCTCGAGCGCGTCGTCCTCGAGGACGAAGCGCCCGGAGAGCCCGCGCTCGTCGACGAGCGCCTGGTGCATGACCGCGCGGATGTCGTCGTCGGTGAGCGACTCCAGTCGCAGCAGCAGGCTGCGGGAGAGCAGCGGGGAGATCACCGAGAAGAACGGGTTCTCCGTCGTGGCGGCCACCAGCGTGACCCAGCGGTTCTCCACCCCGGGCAGCAACGCGTCCTGCTGGGCCTTGCTGAAGCGGTGCACCTCGTCGACGAAGAGCACCGTCTCCCGACCGGTGGCCACCAGCTCGGCGCGGGCGGAGTCGATCGCCGCGCGAACCTCCTTGACCCCGGCGGACACCGCCGAGACCTCCACGAACCGGCGGTCGGTCTGCTGGCTCACGATGGCCGCGATGGTGGTCTTGCCGGTGCCGGGCGGGCCCCACAGCAGCAGCGACATCGACTGCTCGTTCTCGATCAGCTGGCGCAGCGGCGCCCCCGGGGCACGCAGCTGCTCCTGCCCGACCAACTCGTCGAGGGTACGCGGGCGCATCCGCACCGCGAGCGGTGCGGACGCATGGGTGTTCGCCGTCAGCGATCCCCCGCCGGAGGTCCCGCCGGGGCGGGGCACGTCGAAGAGGCCGTCCACGTCACGAGCCTACGCATCGAGGCGGGGGCGTACCGCGTACGCCCCCGCGTCACGATGGATCAGGCGCCCACCATGGTGCGGCGCTCGACGTCGAACCAGCTCTGGTTGAAGCCCGGGCCGGTGCCGAGGTCGGC includes the following:
- a CDS encoding shikimate kinase, which translates into the protein MSPRVVLVGPMGAGKSTVAALLAEQWGVAARDTDADVEATEGRSVSDIFVDSGEEHFRALERAAVATALATHDGVLALGGGAVLDPATRELLAGHRVVFLRVGLADAVKRVGLGVGRPLLLGNVRSRVKALLDERTPIYESVATITVDTDGRTPEDVAAEIREALA
- the aroC gene encoding chorismate synthase, with product MLRWLTAGESHGPSLVAVLEGLPAHVEITSEDVRDSLARRRLGYGRGARMKFEQDEVTFIGGVRHGRSQGGPVAINVGNTEWPKWETVMSADPVDPALLEGSARNAPLTRPRPGHADLAGMQKYDFDDARPVLERASARETAARVALGRVATNFLEQALGVRVVSHVIELGGVRAPAGVLPEPGDVERLDADPVRCLDPEASAAMVARIDQAHKDGDTLGGVVEVVVHDLPPGLGSHVHWDRRLDSRLAGALMGIQAIKGVEVGDGFEIAATPGSLAHDEIVPTDEGLRRVSGRSGGIEGGMTTGEVMRVRAAMKPIATVPRALRTVDVATGEATVAHHQRSDVCAVPAAGIVAEAMVALVLADAVLEKFGGDSVGETRRNAQSYLDNLRYR
- a CDS encoding prepilin peptidase gives rise to the protein MVGLAGLLGALLAGVGGLLVPALIARIPEPDASPPGEPGEPGEPAKETYAAIAATPGLGARAAVVSAVAGGLLGAWVGWQAPLVGLVPLVPVCVALAVVDWRTRLLPRLVVLPATGALLVLVVADALVLGEPSDLVRPLLGLVVARSLFWGLWWVHSAGMGFGDVRLAALLGLALGWLGWAELLVGLYAGFVLFAVPGLALAVVRRDRGMLRKARPYGPFLVGGALAGVLIGPLLLPGLASG
- a CDS encoding shikimate dehydrogenase, coding for MASAMRCAVLGDPVAHSLSPTLHNAGYAALGLDWSYDAVRVPAGGLAAFLAGLDETWRGLSLTMPLKREVLDLADEVTDRARLAGAANTWVRGERTLVDNTDLPGAVAAVRERYDGPVHSATILGAGATAASTGLALCELGATRVTLLARSPERAAETAAAIRRHPAEPEVVVGSLADDVASGEVLVSTVPADAQTPDLLARCTGPDAVFEALYEPWPTPLAALARDSGRALVGGLDLLVHQAVLQFEMFTGRPAPLAQMRAAGEQALAARAGA
- the mltG gene encoding endolytic transglycosylase MltG, which encodes MTDPYDSRDAAPENRETLLSLDVAAHEPAHNQGAHAYVPGGRRRRERSRLPGCLAALVALAVVVGGLYWGVSAGVAKIQSLFGEPEDYPGPGTGQVMFEVAQGDTISQMGRNLKDAGVVASVDAFTDAASANPDSTGIQVGYFELKKEMRAADAVDVLVDPSNIVSAAVTIPEGLRVVDIVEILADKTDFSAGAFEKALVQPGKIGLPDYAKGNPEGYLFPATYAFGPKDKPVDMIRAMVRRWEQAAESAGLLDAAKRLGYTPHELMTIASLVEAEGRGEDMPKIARVIYNRLETEGYPTNGKLEIDATVNYALGRNLGVAISPEDLAVDSPYNTRRYAGLPPGPIEAPGDDAIAAAAAPAEGPWFFYVTVDLRTGETKFTEDYDEFLTFKAEFQEYCKTSDAC
- the ruvX gene encoding Holliday junction resolvase RuvX, yielding MRHGVRLGIDPGDARIGVARSDPSGFLATPVETVRRGKGDLARIRRLLAEIAEDSEVVEVVVGLPRSLAGGEGPAAVKTREFAASLAARIAPIPVRLVDERLTTVSAEAMLRDRGRSGSKRRAVVDQAAAVLILQHALDTERATGNAPGEIVEETT
- the alaS gene encoding alanine--tRNA ligase, with protein sequence METAEIRRRFVAHFERHAHTVVPSASLLLDDPNLLFVNAGMVPFKPYFLGQETAPYDRAVSVQKCVRTLDIEEVGKTTRHGTFFQMCGNFSFGDYFKEGAIRFAWELITGSVADGGLGFDPEKIWVTVLPSDTEAKELWRSIAGLPDERIQERGLKDNYWNMGVPGPGGPCSEIYIDRGPEYGPDGGPNADEDRFLEIWNLVFMQESLSAVRAKDDFDVEGPLPAQNIDTGMGLERVAYLLQGKQNMYEIDEVFPVIQRASELTGRSYGANEQDDVRFRVVADHVRSALMLIGDGVTPGNEGRGYVLRRLLRRAVRSMRLLGFEDRALPELLPVSMSKMKVSYPELESDFERISRVAYAEEDAFRKTLAAGTQIFDQAAEEVRSSGSTTLAGAKAFALHDTYGFPIDLTLEMASEAGLQVDESGFRALMTEQRERAKADARAKKGQHADTGVYRGILDAHGPTEWLAYETLETESRALAVLRSGERASALAEGEVGELVLDRTPFYAESGGQAADAGVIEFDGGKLEVLDVQRPVRGLVVHQVRVLEGELDPARALHAKVDAEWRTGARQAHSGTHVVHAALRQVLGPTALQAGSYNRPGYLRLDFGWTQGLTPGQLHDIEHVSNEALRADLPVGWQYMTLAEAKEWGAIALFGETYDDTKVRVVEIGGPWSRELCGGTHVEHSSQIGTLVVTGESSVGSGNRRIEAFTGLEGFAYLARERDVVGQLTGLLKAQPDDLVGRVSELVDRLKAAEKEVEKARLAQILAAAGELAAGAQDVDGVAVVAHRVDGAGGGDVRTLAMDIRSRLGAGRPAVVVVIGVADGKVSVVAATNEAARERGLSANGLVRAVGPLLGGKGGGKDDVAQGGGTDTSRVDEALGVVAADVARTVSGA
- a CDS encoding DUF6167 family protein produces the protein MTRGLWFFAGAGAGLYAAVRGRRAAEALSADGMRDRVNGLVAGARLLRQEVAQGAAEAEPVIRERLGVPGPAAGSRALPPPRPDGPRAVPATHHPDPLPETALLERGTP
- a CDS encoding replication-associated recombination protein A, giving the protein MDGLFDVPRPGGTSGGGSLTANTHASAPLAVRMRPRTLDELVGQEQLRAPGAPLRQLIENEQSMSLLLWGPPGTGKTTIAAIVSQQTDRRFVEVSAVSAGVKEVRAAIDSARAELVATGRETVLFVDEVHRFSKAQQDALLPGVENRWVTLVAATTENPFFSVISPLLSRSLLLRLESLTDDDIRAVMHQALVDERGLSGRFVLEDDALEHLVRLAGGDARRSLTYLEAATRAAVSTSSTNGSNGSGSDGPIVVDLATAELAVDQAAVRYDRQGDQHYDVTSAFIKSVRGSDADAALHYLARMIVAGEDPRFIARRLLILASEDIGLADPQALQTAVAAAQTVQLIGMPEAQLTLAHATIALAVAPKSNAVTTAVFEAIADVKAGKVGPVPAHLRDAHYGGAKDLGHGKGYKYSHDEPYGIAEQQYAPDVVADAAYYRPTSLGAEGPIKERWERVRRMIRGKHRG